CCAGTGAGACAAATCTGCTAATCATGCCCTTGGTTATCATGACAATGTCCATTTGCTATAGAGGTTTCTGAACACTTCCCTTAATTTCTGTGCTCACCTCATCATGACCAGGAAGCACGctttgaggaggaggaggagcagcagcagaagaaagtCCAGTAGAACTATAGTATCTTCTGTACTTCCTTGAGAGAGAATTACCTTGGCAGCCAGCCATTCAGAAAAAGCTGCAACTTGAATTATCAACATCTCtcgtctttctcatttttcttcctacAATCTTCCCACTGCTGTCTCTCTCTGCTTGGGTTGCATGTGGACCTGTTTCAGCAAGATGTGTCTCCTGCAGGGATAGCACCGGGCTAAGTGGCAGCATTTGAGCTGCATCTGTGCAGTTGGACCTACACAGTCATGATATTTTGTTGATTCACACCTCAAGGAAATGTCAAAACTGAGAAAGTGTTCCCTGATACTCATATTCAGATGAAGTGTACCCTAAGAGAGACAGGGGGATGTGTTTGAAACATAAGAGGATGATGTATGCCTAGTATATTTGTGGTATGCAAATTGGTTATTCCAAAGTATTTAGAAACCCAAGTATTTAGGCTTGCTCTCGTTGTTAAATATGACCCTTAAGCCCACTTAGTATATAtctcaaaaatgaagaaatttccaCCTAACTCAATGATCAGAAATTAATGGGGTTTCATTTAATGAGAATTTACCATATTGATAGAGCTATAATTAGGAAGTTGTTGAATTAATTAACATATCAGTGTTCAGAAAATAATCTTATTAAGAGGGGCACTGAAATATACCCACTCTACCACAAACAACTTCTTGTGACTTCAGGCAGGTAACCATACCTGCATGTAATTATTATACTACCGGTGACCATAGACTTTCTACGGGTCAGTCAATGTGCTAAGAGCTCTGTGTGCCTCACGTTGGTGACTCTGGGAGGCCAGATGACAGGTACTAGTGAGGACACAGACCTTAGATATACTAACACGCACATGATCAAGCTGCTAGAAAGAGGGAGAGTTGGGTTCTGAACATCGGTCTTCATAGTTACAACTCTTCCCCACCACGTTATACCCCATGTATCAGCAAGAGAGACTGCTGAAAGTCATTAAGATCATGGCAGTCCTCACTTGAAACCTTTTGATGGGTTCCCatgatgttaaaataaaatcttagctGCTCATGCTGGCCTGTGGGCCCTGTCTGGTCTAGCTCTGCCACCTGGCCACCCTCAACCCACTTCTCTGTTTTTTGTACACGGGACTCTGGCCATGCTGGCCCAGGGCCTTTTACACCTGCTGTTCCTCCACCTGGGAAGTGTCCATGGTGCCTGGCACCCTGCCTTTCATCAGGGAGAGTTCAAGAAGTATCTGCCATATAACTGCTTTGAGCTTCTCCACATAGACAGCTACATTCTCCTTCCCCTCTAAGAAGACCCTTGAGAGAGGCCACTTGGAAATAGTCCCCAGATACAGTGGCACGAAGACCCCATCTCGGAGCCCTTCCATTCTCCTGCTTGGTGATTAGATAACACTAAAAATTAGACCAAAGGATCTGCCGGAGAACTTATCACGTGACCCTTCAAATAGGCCTGCAGCTTAGAGCTACAAAAACTTGCACAAGTCATTGGCAAAGTGGGCGGGGGAGTGACTTAGCCTGGTTACACTGAGAGCCCCAGGATGGCCCCCCTAAGGCTCCGacaatttccaaagttctgaCTTCATTCTGAAGCACAGACTAATTGGCAAATACAATAGCATGTGTCCCGCATTTGGGCTCACTTtgcttttatcttatttaatttgcAGTAATAGCGGCTGAAACTAATTTCTCAACTGTAAATATCACAGCTGTTGTGGAGAACATTAATTGCACACTATCACGTTACCCTCCTTTCTTGGATCAATTTATGTGTAATCTGTTTGCAAGTTCTATGACTGTGAATATTAAGGGAACGCAATGTGAAATAATCTAACCAAACACATTGGAAACATTTGTACTGAAATGGCTGGTTGGTTGGGGTATGGAAATATTCTTGTTTGTGGCAGACATTGAAAAAGTGCTTTTGAAAAGCCCTGCCCCAGAAGTCTTGACTCTGAGTGAAATATGGGTAATTTTTCTTTGGGGGATCAATGAAATAACTATTTTCAAAATGACTTTATATTGAGTGAAAGGTCAGAAATGCCCTAGGCATTGATCCTGTGTccataatcactttttttttttagtaagttaACTGGCCCTACACAATTGAATGCAAAGAAATCCAGTTCATcatttaaagataatatttttaaagcatttgacATCCCCTCAACTCGCATTGCCTGCTGCAGTCTCACTGggaatgcctttctttgtctagGAAGTGGACCTCTACAGAATGAACAGCCAGGACAAGCTGGGCCTCACTGTGTGCTACCGGACAGATGATGAAGATGACATTGGGATTTATATCAGTGAGGTACAAaggctgattttgtttttgtaactaTCATATCAAGACCAAAagcgtttttttttcttttatatgttcACCAACCCTAACCCACCTCATCAAGAACTCTTTGGAAAGACACAAATTATTCTGTCCCCCTCATCACACTCCATGGCATTGCATCTTTCCATGGAGGTTAAGTTCTAATGTAAGTACTTAAGGCAAAATTACCCTTGAGAAGCCTGCAAATCAGCCATAAAATGGAGCCGTTTACATGGTTTTGTGTGTTTAGCCCCGAGGGAACAGCAGATTCACATTTCCCAACTCATGTTCATTGAGTGGAATGGTGGGTGGAATCACTTACACTTTTTAaagcctctctctctgtctctcactcttttttttttcctcttagtgGAGTATATATAGTTGAGTTCATATAAGTTAAATGTGACTTTTGTATGTACTTATCAAACTACATAGATGCATGCTGTTTTGACCTTCCTTGAGAAGATACATAAAGCAGCTGGTTTCAGCATGGAAACTTTACAGTGCACACGCATCCTTGCAATCACAGAAACCCAATTTTGTCAGGAAATAAAATCTGTCGCTACAGAACGAACTACTAGACTCCGAAATTGTCTCTTTGGTTGTATGTCATCCACCAAGCTTAAGTTAACCCAGCCTTTCTGCGTTTGGGGGCATCCCTCCCCTTATCAGTCCTCCTTGTCCCAGtgatatttcaaatttaaagttattttccaaattttaatacAAGTATTTGGTATAAAATAAGGTATGGTTGCTAGTCAACATAATGAAGGGTATCCTTTAACCTGTTCTACATCATTGATTTTAATTACCATGCATGCAACAAAAGTCAGCTGTGCCTCCTCAGATCAGCAGAGCCTGCACACACTGCTATATAATAGAGTTGCTATGCAGGGATCCAAGAACCAGCCCTAGAAAGGGCTTAGAAGCAGATCAGCTCATGTTTGCCTCTCCTTGCACGACACTAAGTCTTGTTTATTTCTGtgcaaaacagaaacacaggGATGAGCATGACTGTGTGTTAGAGATGGCTTTGAAAGTGCTGTTGCTTATTTTCATGCATATCTGCATTTGTGCTGAGATGGTCCATGTGTGTTTCAGATTGACCCTAACAGCATTGCAGCCAAGGATGGGCGCATCCGAGAAGGAGACCGCATTATCCAGGTAAGTCCACTTCCAAACAATGGCCTCATAATGGGCCTATCACTAAAGAGCAAACTGGTTCTAATGATAGGTCTAGGGTTGAAATTGCAGAAGAGGTTAAAGAACAGGGATCACAAACACAGATGTGTAGTGAGGCCAGACAAGTTAAACTAATTGTGAGGCTAACTCTGAGTCATAAGATGCAACAGGGAGTGGTGAGGACTGAGACAAACTAGATGGGGCATGTTCTGTCCAAAGAGGGCCTTGCAAAACTTGAGCCAGttctcctcattttctttcattctatttgGATCAAAACAAACATCAGTGAGCCAAAGTCAGGCCAACAGTTTACAACTTGTGAACTAACATAATTCTCGTTTTAGATTTCTCTGAAAGATTAACTTTGGACCAAGCAGTTCAGAGTCTCGTCCATAAAATGGGAACATTTTTGGCAAATTTAGCAGAATCGATTGAAAAGTCTTATAAATTTTCTGACTCAACATCTAACCATCCTGGAATCGCTTCTGAGGGTCATCACTTGACCTTGAGCCCTGTTGCTCCTTCTAGTCCAAATGAGACCATTCATGTCTCTTTTGGCTACAACCTTCTTTAATCTCACAGAATTGAGATTCTTGGCTTCATTGTGTCTGCAAGGCTTCCATATCCTCTCATTCCTAATCCACTGTGTTTTTCTCATTGCATACCTCACCACaagtcattttgattttcttctgccACTGCCTACTCTGGGTTTCTCTAGCCTTCAGCCAGAACCTGTGCTGCTCAGGATCGCTTACCCTAGGgaagtgacccaaaccttcacaCCTGAAGGCTTCATACCTGAAGGGTCAGGGTCCTCAGCatactgccatttttttttttttttttttggttgctggAGTTTTCCATTAACCTTTACTAAGAATGGAAGCACTCAGAGGTACTCCAAGGAATCCCCTGGGTTCCAGACACAGTCCTCCCTGCCTCCACTGTATCACAGCAAGCCCATTTTCCCTTGGTAATTGAAGGCAATCACTCCAACCAATAGCGTCACCCCTTTTGCTGCCTGTTGGCTCACTGGTGTAAGGAGGCATGTGGAGGGCTCCACTTCCAATTCAATGGAACCATTGCTGTGTTCCCTGGAGGTGGCGTTCCACCAGGATTAAGACCTCCAGACCAACAGGGGTCAAAATCACCAGGACATGCAAGCAAAAATCCTGCAAGAGGGTTAATCAAGTGTGATAGTGAGAGTGTCATGCCCACTTGACCCTCTGCCTGGCCTAAAGAAGTTTAAGTGTCAAACTGGGGACACAAAACACCATGTGTAATTCTATTCCCTTTTCTTAACCTCAGTTTCCATAATGTTCACATCAGACCCACTGCtgctttttcttctatattatccAATAATGTCTACATATACTCCTGCCTGAATATTATGTCTAATTGCTTACATGTTCCCTCTGCACAGCATTATGATTTTTCTCAGTGCTGTCTTCTAGAGGTTCAGCCCCTTCTGTTCACACTCCACACATCAGTCACCTCATGAACTACACTCATGGAGGCTCCTTTGTAGACCAGAGAAACTGCATTGCTCTGAGCAAGACTTTTCCTTCCTAAAATCAGTATTCTTTTCCAGCTACAGGGAAGTTCTATGTTCCAGCTGTGAGTGGGTGACAAATGCAGgtctgaaataaaatagaatgattttGCACCATCTAATCATACTATTtgtctccccactccccaccaccctttttttttttttttttttttttaaagatcaatggGATAGAGGTACAGAACCGAGAAGAGGCTGTGGCTCTTCTAaccagtgaagaaaataaaaacttttcattgCTGATTGCAAGGCCTGAACTCCAGGTAAATCGGCTTCCTACAGATGAAACTGGGTCTGTATTTCTAAAATCAAAAGCTCAGGTCCCCAGGCTTGGAAAAGAGCACCTGAGTATTGGCTGTGAACTTGAAGGTGTTTTGTACCCTAGAAATACAATCAAACTTGCTGTGACTTAGAATCCACTTTATGATTTAGCCATGTAAGGTTGGTTAGATACCCACCCTGACATCTATACTGCAGGCCCACCAGGTTGGTTAATGCAGGGATCatagggaaggaaaaggaaacagaatagaaTGGAAAACACAACTGGAGTCATGACCACTGGAGTCATGACCATCAAGACGTTTGACTTCCCAAGGCCTAACGTGTGTTCCAGCCTTGATCTGTGCAGGTTCTACAATAGCAGAGTATGGGGAATTAAAAATTgctctttcaaaataaaagaaatattgaatgataaataataattaaaactgaTATGACCACCAAATAAGGGCTAGACTCTCCGTGGATCACTTTACACACAGGAGAGCCTTCCCAAGAGATGGAAGTTTCCAGAGGTTCAAAAGTTACCCAGAAAAGCCCCAGAAGGAGGTTGATAAAGCAGGGAGGGGTTCAGGCCCAAGTAATCTGATTCAGAAACCACTGTGTTATAATAACTCCTTCCACAGAAGGAATCATGAACTCTCCCAGGTGGCACTCTTGATCCACTTAGAATGGCTCCAGCAACACATCTAGAGCAGTCCGGTAGTAGATCCCTTTAGGTATGTGTATTactccgttttcatgctgctgataaagacatactcaagactggataatttataaagaaaaagaggtttcatggactcacagttccacatggttggggaggcctcacaatcatggcggaaggcaaaaggcacgtcttacatggcagcagggaagagagatgagaaccaagcaaatggggtttccccttataaaactagtagatttcatgagacttactcactaccatgagaacagtatgggcttactcactaccatgagaacagtatggggaaaactgcccccatgattcagttatctcccacaaGGTCCTtcacacaacatgtgggaatcatgggagttacaattcaaggtaagatttgggtggggacagccaaaccatatcagtatgaAACCCAGTTGAAAAAGTAGCCTAGAGACAGTGGCATACAGGGCATCTGATTCTCCACAGATGGAAGCCTCATAAGCTCAAAGGGAACTTCAGCTGTCATCTCACTCACAGTCAGACTTTTTCTTAAAGGTCCAGATAGTAAATGTTTGACTCGGGTGGCTATACCATCTCTGCTAGACTCTGTCACTCTAGTGCAAAAGCAGACATAGACAATTATGTCAGCAAATGAGCATAGTTGTGttctcattaaatttttttttatttacaaaaatagcagGCTGGATTGAGCCCCATGAGCTATAGAGTGCCAACTTCTGAATAGTTCACTCTTTTTAGGGCAAGGCAGATAAAGGCCTTTTAAAAGTGATATCCagtcaggctcagtggctcacgcctataatcccagcactttgggaggccaaggcaggaggatcacttgaggtcaggatgaGGCccagttggccaacatggtaaaaccccatctctactaaaaataccaaaattagctgggcgtagtggtgcatgcctgtaatcccaaatcccagctactcgggaggcagaggttgcagtgagccaagatcatgccactgcactctagcctgggagacagagcgagattctgtctcaaaaaacaaaaaaaccatgatATCCTTGCCCAAGCCAAACAGCTAGTTACTGTATCTACTGTATCAGAAAGAACTCTTTTTCAcactaaaaatcatttttctatgGGACCTGTTAAACTTGTGTCTGGTCCAGCAAGCAGGGGGAACAGCTAAATCTGACCCTCCTACACAGGTGTCTTACTGCAGTGAAAGTAGCTGAGATGGATGAAAGAGTTtcaccctgaaaaaaaaaatcatggatatTAAAGACTTCCCCAGTTTGTAGTGCAGGGTTGGAGGTCTCTGTAATGTGAGGGTGGGATAGTTTCCTGACTTAACGGCAAATCATTGGGCAGACTGCATTTTGATGACTCTTGGAGGAAGCCCtggaaatatttttccccaaggtaatgtcattttttaaaaaacataaatgaacatGAAAGGAAACTTCTAAGGCATGTGTTGGCTGCTCTTGCCTGCAGCTGGATGAGGGCTGGATGGACGATGACAGGAACGACTTTCTGGATGACCTGCACATGGACATGCTGGAGGAGCAGCACCACCAGGCCATGCAATTCACAGCTAGCGTGCTTCAGCAGGTAACGCCCACGCACCAGTCCCTGACACACTGCCCTGCTGAGCTGGAGGAAAGTCTGCTTCCTCCATCCCCCTTTATGGCGCTAAAGACCATCAGAAGCTTATCCACCtggaaaacagcaagaaaacagcCTCAAGTACTTTTCTATTTGAGCACCAGGCCAGTGAAATGCAAGCTGGTACTGTCCCTAGCTAAGCTTTCAAATCTAAGCACCATTGCCAAAGCAAAGCTGACCTTATGATAATTTGTTTGGAAAACATATGCGTCGAAAAAAACATTTCCATAGATTGGAAAAAGCCATGTTTTCCAAAGTAAAGCAATCCCCTCTGTTTAACCTGAGCTACTTGGAGCTCTCTAGCTCCCTACTATGCTACTACCATTGTCAGAGTCTTAATGAGCCACTTACTGAGTCCTGTATGAGCTAAATAAGGACCTTTATACATCCTACCTGTGTACTGATTGATTTAACAGAATCATTCATTGAGATAAAGcgactattattatcctcattttacaaaactGAGGACAAGAACAAGaataagtgacttgcccaggtaGATATGGGTAAGTGTGGCTAAGGCCCACGCTCTTGACCTGGCCCTACTGTCAGATGCTGCCCCTCGGCCTTAGAAATGTACAGCCTGCCCTATCCAGAAACACTGCAAGGAGAGGTCAAACCTGAGTACCTGCTGCGTAGGCCTCCCTCACTGTGAccctttgttcttgtttttatgcAGAAGAAGCACGAGGAAGACGGTGGGACCACAGATACAGCCACCATCTTGTCCAACCAGCACGAGAAGGACAGCGGTGTGGGGCGGACCGACGAGAGCACCCGCAATGACGAGAGCTCGGAGCAAGAGAACAACGGCGACGATGCCACCGCATCCTCCAACCCGCTGGCGGGGCAGAGGAAGCTAACCTGCAGCCAGGACACCTTGGGCAGTGGCGACCTACCCTTCAGCAACGAGTCCTTCATCTCGGCCGACTGCACGGACGCCGACTACCTGGGGATCCCAGTGGACGAGTGCGAGCGCTTTCGCGAGCTCCTGGAGCTCAAGTGCCAGGTGAAGAGCGCCACTCCTTATGGCTTGTACTACCCTAGCGGCCCCCTGGACGCCGGCAAGAGCGACCCCGAGAGCGTGGACAAGGAGCTGGAGCTGCTGAACGAGGAGCTGCGCAGCATCGAGCTGGAGTGCCTAAGCATCGTGCGCGCCCACAAGATGCAGCAGCTCAAGGAACAGTACCGCGAGTCCTGGATGCTACATAACAGCGGCTTCCGCAACTACAACACCAGCATTGACGTGCGTAGGCACGAGCTCTCGGACATCACCGAGCTCCCGGAGAAATCCGACAAGGACAGCTCGAGCGCCTACAACACGGGCGAGAGCTGCCGCAGTACCCCGCTCACCCTGGAGATCTCCCCCGACAACTCCTTGAGGAGAGCAGCGGAGGGCATCAGCTGCCCGAGCAGCGAAGGGGCTGTGGCGACCACGGAAGCCTATGGGCCAGCCCCAAAGAATCTGCTTTCCATCACGGAAGATCCCGAAGTGGGCACCCCTACCTATAGCCCATCCCTGAAGGAGCTGGACCCTAGCCAGCCCCTGGAAAGCAAAGAGCGGAGAGCCAGCGACGGAAGCCGGAGccccacgcccagccagaagCTGGGCAGCGCCTACCTGCCGACCTACCACCACTCCCCATACAAGCACGCGCACATCCCGGCGCACGCCCAGCACTACCAGAGCTACATGCAGCTGATCCAGCAGAAGTCGGCCGTGGAGTACGCGCAGAGCCAGATGAGCCTGGTGAGCATGTGCAAGGACCTGAGCTCCCCCACCCCGTCGGAGCCACGCATGGAGTGGAAGGTGAAGATTCGCAGCGACGGGACGCGCTACATCACCAAGAGGCCCGTGCGGGACCGCCTGCTGCGGGAGCGCGCCCTGAAGATCCGGGAAGAGCGCAGCGGCATGACCACCGACGACGACGCGGTGAGCGAGATGAAGATGGGGCGCTACTGGAGcaaggaggagaggaagcagcACTTGGTGAAGGCCAAGgagcagcggcggcggcgcgAGTTCATGATGCAGAGCAGGTTGGATTGTCTCAAGGAGCAGCAAGCAGCCGACGACAGGAAGGAGATGAATATCCTCGAACTAAGCCACAAAAAGATGATGaagaagaggaataaaaaaatCTTCGATAACTGGATGACGATCCAGGAACTCTTAACCCACGGCACAAAATCCCCGGACGGCACTAGAGTATACAATTCCTTCCTATCGGTGACTACTGTATAATTTTCACTTCTGCATTATGTACATAAAAGAGACCACTACCACTGGGGTAGAAATTCCTGCCTCGTTCAATGCGGCAAGTTTTTGTATATAAGATAAATACGGTCTTCATGTTTATAGTCCAAATTTGCAGACCCTACAACTCTGGGTGTCATAGGTCTATtttaaggggagagagagaaaaacacccTTACTATCTTGGAAGGCAATATTAACAAACAGAGCTTTTTTCAAATAGCAATTGTACTTTTCTACCTGTACCCTTTTACATAAAGTGTTTAAATTTCAGAAAGATCTTTTATTAAGCATACTTTCACAGAATAATTTGTTTAAACtatattcatattaaaaagttaaacacgctttttttcctgcctaaaaacacaaatacaactgccagtatgtatttttaatggaacCCTATTTTATAATGTTACGTTACTGAATGTGTTTCATATGCGTGACCGTTAAGATATTATTTAGGTGAAGGTTTCAACTCAAAACCACCCAACCCGGTGGTTAACGATTTAATACACATAACCAAACCGGCAGCATTTAGAGTTGGGatatacatttaaacattttcctgGTTAAGGTTCCCAAGAGAGTGTAAAGGTTTTAGCAGAAAGCAAAATATCATGCAGCTTTATGGAAGTTTAAAGCATGTTTGCAAATATTGCAGCCCATTGAAAGAATTTGCATGTACAGGAAAGTTGTGGATGGAGATGGTTTGTGGAATTTTAAGTGCTCATTGTAGTAAACTTTTGCTTTGTAGATTTGAAGGTACAGACTTATACAAGCAAGTTCACAAAATCATGATTAGTTACAAACATTAagtaaaatgaagttaaaataaattattattttctatttgatatGTTTTGATGTGATTCCTCATTTTGCAGTGGTGCCTATAAAATAAAAGCCTTttgcagtgtttgcttttttccccttggTTGTATTACCTGCTACTTTGGAAGGATTTAAGTATTTTAGACCATCTGATGCCTTCGCATTCAGCCTCATGGATATAAAGCCAAGGTCTAGCAGTGAAGAACACAGGGTCAAATTTACCATACAATCCTGCATTCTGACTGCCTGTCTCACAGAAAGTTTCAGCCTGGCCCAGTATCCTATAAACAAGAATAGCTATGAGCAAGTTTATCAATCAGGGCCATGTTTACAGTGAAATCTCTTTCGTTTATTGCAACCATTACTGCCTGTCAGTAATAACTAACACTCCGGGTGGCTAGGTCCAGCTTTCCATTTCTAAGATGCATCTCCAAATCAGGcaatattttcatagaaaaacaGGGGTCACCAAACTGGGTGGGCTTGAAATCTGGTATCTTTCTGACTACTGCAACCACCAGGATCGTAAATAATGAATTTGCTACAAATTGTTTCCTGATTGATTGTAATGTTTGCACCAATTTCAGCTGtaatactgaaaaaaaagtaagataaagaTAGGATTAGGATGGTGTCATTTTTATTTGCCATGATGCCATACATCTGGTTTACTGTCTGATCCAAATGGAATTTGGATTGAAATGACCAGGTGTTTTAGGCATTTCAGACATATATTCCTCTCACAGACCCTGCTCCAACCACAGTCCCTCCTTTGGGGCCAGAATCTTGAGACTAATTAGTAGTCACTCTTGTAATAAACcaacttaatgaaaataaaacactgcAATACTTATTCCTCATTATTAAGATGTCTGTTCATTACCTCTTCCAGAACCAGGCATTGTTATGATAATTACATCTGCTGCATTACTCTAATCAGCCCTCCAAGGTGAAATTTTTGCAAAAAGTGTACTATTAGGGCCTCGGTTTCCTGATATTCTCCGTTTTAACTTTCCACAAAATCGGATCCTTACCTCCTCCCAGGAGAAGCTCCCCTTTCCCAGTCCTGTCACCTCATACCCTGTCTTCCTAGTTAATGTTTCACAGCGAACAATCATCAGTCAAATGAATTATAAATTGCTGCAAAGCATATATCAGCATATGAGTTTACATGGGGAAATAGCTTTCCTCCCCTTGTGTGTTCTCACTGAAGGCCAGAGGGGGCTACATGGCCACAGCAACAGCTTTAGCCTAAACAAGTCAAGCAcagggtttggttttttttgtttttgtttttgttttttgagaccgagtctcgctcgtcgcccaggctgagagttcagtggtgcgatctaggctcactgcaagctctgcctcctgggttcacgccattctcctgcctcagcctcccgagtagctgggactacaggcgaccaccaccacacccggctaattttttgtatttttagtagagatggggtttcaccatgttagccaggatgggctcgatctcctgacctcatgatccgcccatctcggcctcccaaagtgctgggatt
This window of the Theropithecus gelada isolate Dixy chromosome 2, Tgel_1.0, whole genome shotgun sequence genome carries:
- the PDZRN3 gene encoding E3 ubiquitin-protein ligase PDZRN3 isoform X1, whose protein sequence is MGFELDRFDGDVDPDLKCALCHKVLEDPLTTPCGHVFCAGCVLPWVVQEGSCPAHCRGRLSAKELNHVLPLKRLILKLDIKCAYAARGCGRVVKLQQLPEHLERCDFAPARCRHAGCGQVLLRREVEAHMRDACDARPVGRCQEGCGLPLTHGEQRAGGHCCARALRAHNGALQARLGALHKALKKEALRAGKREKSLVAQLAAAQLELQMTALRYQKKFTEYSARLDSLSRCVAAPPGGKGEETKSLTLVLHRDSGSLGFNIIGGRPSVDNHDGSSSEGIFVSKIVDTGPAAKEGGLQIHDRIIEVNGKDLSRATHDQAVEAFKTAKEPIVVQVLRRTPRTKMFTPPSESQLVDTGTQTDITFEHIMALTKMSSPSPPVLDPYLLPEEHPSAHEYYDPNDYIGDIHQEMDREELELEEVDLYRMNSQDKLGLTVCYRTDDEDDIGIYISEIDPNSIAAKDGRIREGDRIIQINGIEVQNREEAVALLTSEENKNFSLLIARPELQLDEGWMDDDRNDFLDDLHMDMLEEQHHQAMQFTASVLQQKKHEEDGGTTDTATILSNQHEKDSGVGRTDESTRNDESSEQENNGDDATASSNPLAGQRKLTCSQDTLGSGDLPFSNESFISADCTDADYLGIPVDECERFRELLELKCQVKSATPYGLYYPSGPLDAGKSDPESVDKELELLNEELRSIELECLSIVRAHKMQQLKEQYRESWMLHNSGFRNYNTSIDVRRHELSDITELPEKSDKDSSSAYNTGESCRSTPLTLEISPDNSLRRAAEGISCPSSEGAVATTEAYGPAPKNLLSITEDPEVGTPTYSPSLKELDPSQPLESKERRASDGSRSPTPSQKLGSAYLPTYHHSPYKHAHIPAHAQHYQSYMQLIQQKSAVEYAQSQMSLVSMCKDLSSPTPSEPRMEWKVKIRSDGTRYITKRPVRDRLLRERALKIREERSGMTTDDDAVSEMKMGRYWSKEERKQHLVKAKEQRRRREFMMQSRLDCLKEQQAADDRKEMNILELSHKKMMKKRNKKIFDNWMTIQELLTHGTKSPDGTRVYNSFLSVTTV